From Veillonella dispar, one genomic window encodes:
- the rlmH gene encoding 23S rRNA (pseudouridine(1915)-N(3))-methyltransferase RlmH, which translates to MRFYVVCIGKLKDAYLRDGVAEFVKRMRPYGGITITELNESKIGDKPSDADRKQVVVEEGERLLKAVPKNAYTVLLDVYGKTMSSEELAKTIAKLEVDGISDMAFIVGGAFGVSDELRKSVNYKLSFSPMTFTHQMVRLLLVEQIYRASKINRNEPYHW; encoded by the coding sequence ATGAGATTTTATGTAGTTTGTATTGGTAAGTTAAAAGATGCTTACTTGCGCGATGGGGTAGCGGAATTTGTAAAACGTATGCGTCCATACGGGGGCATTACGATTACAGAACTAAATGAAAGTAAAATTGGAGATAAACCAAGTGATGCGGATCGCAAACAAGTCGTTGTAGAAGAGGGGGAACGTTTATTAAAAGCGGTTCCTAAGAATGCCTATACCGTTTTGCTTGATGTGTATGGTAAAACGATGTCCTCTGAAGAGTTAGCTAAAACAATAGCTAAACTAGAAGTCGATGGTATAAGTGATATGGCGTTCATCGTTGGCGGTGCTTTTGGCGTAAGCGATGAGTTGCGCAAGTCTGTGAATTATAAATTATCCTTTAGTCCTATGACATTTACCCATCAAATGGTGCGCTTGCTGCTAGTAGAGCAAATTTATAGGGCGTCTAAAATTAATCGAAATGAACCATATCATTGGTGA
- a CDS encoding CBS domain-containing protein, with protein MKIQEVMNKYPVTVGKDAPISDVADLLVKYNLTAVSVVDDNNKLLGIISEGDLLYKKVRPHVPHYVNVLGASIYYNGIGEYNAQFKKLLASHVHELMTEEVITTTPDKDVEEIVSVMLDQHLKNVPVVDKDYHLIGILSRRDIIKLIAKDN; from the coding sequence ATGAAAATCCAAGAAGTAATGAATAAATACCCTGTTACTGTTGGCAAAGATGCGCCAATTTCTGATGTAGCTGATTTGTTGGTAAAATATAATTTAACAGCTGTTTCCGTAGTGGATGACAACAATAAATTATTAGGTATTATTTCTGAAGGCGATTTGCTTTACAAAAAAGTACGTCCTCATGTACCTCACTATGTAAATGTATTAGGTGCTAGTATCTATTACAATGGCATTGGCGAATATAATGCTCAATTTAAAAAATTGTTAGCGTCTCATGTTCATGAGTTGATGACTGAAGAAGTCATTACAACTACACCGGATAAAGATGTAGAAGAAATTGTATCTGTTATGCTTGATCAACATTTAAAGAATGTTCCTGTAGTAGACAAGGATTACCATTTGATTGGTATCTTATCTCGCCGTGACATCATCAAATTGATCGCTAAAGATAACTAA
- the tig gene encoding trigger factor, translating to MKATVNPVDQHVVTLTIEVPAAEVDKGIKQAVKRIAGQVNIPGFRKGHAPRRVLEMNFGKDAILEEAFEVLASQNYSAALRENDIVPVTDPEIEREQFEEGKDLIFKATVTKRPEVKLGDYKGLEAEKQDATVTDEQIEEQLNNIREQQAKMVVAEEGATIQKDDFAVIDFAGSVDGKPFDGGEGKSYPLQIGSGSFIPGFEDQLIGAKAGDDVTVKVTFPEDYFVAELAGKEAEFKTHIHDIKRKELPELNDEFAKEASSYETIEELKKDLRAKMEEEASRRAIDTYNADLIQTAVKNATVDIPEVMIEDRVEQMIQELAMNMEGRGLKLDDYLKFSNKTIEDLRSEYKDSAAENVRADLVLDAIATAEGIEVTPDDMNREIFIMAQNFGADPKEVWDIIAKEGRVAMLAGSVARKKAARFIIDNAKGAEAAK from the coding sequence ATGAAAGCAACTGTAAATCCTGTTGATCAACACGTAGTAACGTTAACTATTGAAGTACCTGCAGCAGAAGTAGATAAAGGCATTAAACAAGCTGTAAAACGCATTGCAGGTCAAGTAAACATTCCTGGCTTCCGTAAAGGCCATGCGCCTCGCCGTGTTTTAGAAATGAACTTCGGCAAAGACGCTATCTTGGAAGAAGCATTCGAAGTATTGGCTAGCCAAAACTACAGTGCTGCACTTCGTGAAAATGATATCGTTCCTGTAACTGACCCAGAAATCGAACGTGAACAATTCGAAGAAGGTAAAGACTTGATTTTCAAAGCTACTGTAACTAAACGCCCTGAAGTTAAACTTGGCGACTATAAAGGCTTAGAAGCTGAAAAACAAGATGCTACAGTAACTGATGAACAAATCGAAGAACAATTGAACAACATCCGTGAACAACAAGCAAAAATGGTTGTTGCTGAAGAAGGCGCTACAATTCAAAAAGACGACTTCGCAGTAATCGACTTCGCTGGTTCTGTTGATGGCAAACCATTCGATGGTGGTGAAGGTAAATCTTACCCATTACAAATCGGTTCTGGTAGCTTCATTCCTGGCTTTGAAGATCAATTGATTGGCGCTAAAGCTGGCGATGATGTAACTGTAAAAGTAACATTCCCTGAAGACTACTTCGTAGCAGAACTTGCTGGTAAAGAAGCAGAATTCAAAACTCATATCCATGACATTAAACGTAAAGAGTTGCCTGAATTGAACGATGAGTTCGCAAAAGAAGCAAGCTCTTACGAAACTATTGAAGAATTGAAAAAAGATCTTCGCGCTAAAATGGAAGAAGAAGCTTCCCGTCGCGCAATCGATACTTACAATGCTGACTTGATTCAAACAGCTGTTAAAAATGCAACTGTAGACATCCCAGAAGTAATGATCGAAGATCGCGTAGAACAAATGATTCAAGAATTGGCTATGAACATGGAAGGCCGTGGCTTGAAACTTGATGACTACTTGAAATTCTCCAACAAAACTATCGAAGATTTACGCTCTGAATACAAAGATTCCGCAGCTGAAAACGTACGCGCTGATTTAGTATTAGACGCTATCGCAACTGCTGAAGGTATCGAAGTAACTCCAGATGATATGAACCGTGAAATCTTCATTATGGCTCAAAACTTTGGGGCAGATCCTAAAGAAGTTTGGGATATTATTGCAAAAGAAGGTCGTGTAGCTATGTTGGCAGGCTCTGTAGCTCGCAAAAAAGCAGCTCGATTCATTATTGATAATGCAAAAGGCGCTGAAGCGGCTAAATAA